The following are encoded in a window of Oncorhynchus mykiss isolate Arlee chromosome Y, USDA_OmykA_1.1, whole genome shotgun sequence genomic DNA:
- the LOC110510113 gene encoding olfactory receptor 10G4-like, producing the protein MSSVNFTGKNVEEFTITGFDHLSHQKLLGFLIFITYFLVLLGSSTNICIILTDRRLHTPMYLLICNLAVVDIMFTSSTSTTMISVLLGEVKTISYYSCISSMSIYHLGDIEECLALSLMALDRTIAISTPLRYHSILTNPRLFLLITATWLIGLGVMGVVAAQADSLPYCQPIIRYMFCDYPAMVRAACVNPEPYWMLPTILGLWLVGAQLTFILLSYVNLIYTVLRLPNNESRVQVFNTCMCHIIVVFCYYVPKLVSVLLTRIGVRLNLTERNALLIIATLLPSLINPVVYCLKTKEIRKRLVQILSRKRTAVMK; encoded by the coding sequence ATGTCTTCAGTGAATTTCACTGGGAAGAATGTGGAGGAGTTTACCATCACAGGCTTCGACCACCTCTCTCACCAGAAGCTCCTGGGCTTCCTCATTTTCATCACCTATTTCCTTGTGCTTCTGGGAAGCAGCACCAACATCTGCATCATTTTGACGGACAGACGGCTGCACACGCCCATGTACCTCCTCATCTGTAACCTGGCCGTGGTGGACATCATGTTCACCTCCAGCACCAGCACCACCATGATCTCTGTCCTGCTGGGCGAGGTCAAAACCATCTCTTACTACTCCTGCATATCAAGCATGTCCATCTACCACCTGGGTGACATCGAAGAGTGTCTGGCCCTGTCCCTGATGGCTTTGGACCGAACCATCGCTATCAGCACTCCTCTTAGGTACCACAGCATACTGACTAACCCAAGGCTCTTCCTGTTGATCACAGCTACCTGGCTGATAGGGTTAGGGGTCATGGGGGTAGTAGCAGCTCAGGCAGACAGCCTTCCATACTGCCAGCCCATCATTAGATATATGTTCTGTGACTATCCTGCTATGGTCAGAGCTGCCTGTGTCAACCCTGAACCCTATTGGATGCTTCCCACCATCCTGGGTCTGTGGTTGGTTGGGGCACAGCTCACATTCATTCTGCTGTCATACGTGAATCTGATctacacagtactgagactgccTAACAACGAGAGCAGAGTGCAGGTGTTTAATACCTGTATGTGTCACATCATTGTGGTGTTCTGTTACTACGTTCCCAAGTtagtctctgtgttgttgacgaGGATAGGGGTGAGGCTGAATCTGACGGAGCGTAATGCTTTACTGATTATAGCTACGCTGTTACCTTCTCTGATCAACCCAGTAGTCTACTGTCTGAAGACCAAGGAGATTAGAAAGAGATTGGTTCAGATACTGTCTAGGAAAAGAACGGCAGTGATGAAATGA
- the LOC110509427 gene encoding olfactory receptor 1F1-like, with protein sequence MSYLTSDPNQTENTDPIIRPPYFFISGFIDIPHMEYYYIFLCFVYIISLVGNTFVMMVIYMDNSLHSPKYIAVFNLAFTDVCGSTAMVPKLLDTFLFSRQLISYNQCLTSLFFIFLFLNMQSFNLTILSYDRLVAICCPLRYHMMVTHRSMFQLTGAAWALAVFLVLLAVGLITRLSFCRSLVINSYFCDHGPLFRLAAPCSDVVPNIVISYLNPCLMLYFPMVFIISSYICITHALVTITLPQDRVRGLKTCTSHLILVAIFYLPINITYLLHPIIPTNARIFNLSLTLVLPPMLNPFVYVLKTEEFKESAKKLLRKRRAQRAVVPIQST encoded by the exons ATGAGttacctgacctctgaccctaaccAGACAGAGAACACTGACCCCATTATCCGACCCCCTTACTTCTTCATCAGTGGTTTCATCGACATCCCCCACATGGAGTACTATTACATCTTCCTCTGCTTCGTATACATCATCTCTCTG GTGGGCAACACCTTCGTCATGATGGTTATCTACATGGACAACAGTCTCCACAG CCCCAAGTACATTGCTGTGTTCAACCTGGCCTTCACAGACGTGTGTGGGAGCACTGCCATGGTCCCCAAGCTACTGGATACGTTCCTGTTCAGCAGACAGCTCATCTCCTACAACCAGTGCCTCACTAGcctcttcttcatcttcctcttcctcaacaTGCAGTCCTTCAACCTCACCATCCTCTCTTACGACAGACTGGTGGCCATCTGCTGCCCACTCAG GTACCATATGATGGTGACTCACAGGTCCATGTTCCAGCTGACAGGTGCTGCCTGGGCGTTGGCTGTGTTCCTGGTGTTGCTGGCTGTGGGCCTCATCACCCGACTCTCCTTCTGCCG gtcTCTGGTGATCAACAGCTACTTCTGTGACCACGGTCCCCTGTTCCGTCTGGCGGCCCCCTGTTCTGATGTGGTCCCTAACATAGTAATATCTTATCTCAACCCCTGTTTAATGCTCTATTTCCCCATGGTCTTCATCATATCATCATACATCTGTATCACACACGCCCTGGTCACCATCACACTGCCCCAGGACAG agtCAGAGGCTTGAAGACGTGTACCTCACACCTGATACTCGTAGCCATATTCTACCTGCCTATTAATATAACCTACCTCCTTCACCCAATCATACCAACCAACGCTCGGatattcaacctctccctgactttGGTGCTGCCGCCCATGCTCAACCCCTTCGTATATGTTCTAAAGACAGAGGAGTTTAAGGAATCGGCCAAGAAGCTGCTTCGTAAAAGAAGAGCACAGAGAGCTGTGGTGCCGATCCAATCAACATGA
- the LOC110510115 gene encoding olfactory receptor 10A2-like, with protein MSNLTSDPNQTENTDPIIRPPYFFISGFIDIPHMEYYYIFLCFVYIISLVGNTFVMMVIYMDNSLHSPKYIAVFNLVFADVCGSTAMVPKLLDTFLFSRQLISYDHCLTSLFFIFLFLTMQSFNLTILSYDRLVAICCPLRYHMIVTHRSMFQLTGAAWAFAVFMVLLAVCLITRLSFCRSLVINSYFCDHGPLFRLAAPCSDVVPNIVISYLNPSLMLYFPMVFIISSYICITHALFTITLPQDRVRALKTCTSHLILVAIFYLPVNFTYFLHSIIPTNARIINLSLTSVLPPMLNPIIYVLKTEEFKESAKKLLSKRRAQRAVVPIQST; from the exons ATGAGtaacctgacctctgaccctaaccAGACAGAGAACACTGACCCCATTATCCGACCCCCTTACTTCTTCATCAGTGGTTTCATCGACATCCCCCACATGGAGTACTATTACATCTTCCTCTGCTTCGTATACATCATCTCTCTG GTGGGCAACACCTTCGTCATGATGGTTATCTACATGGACAACAGTCTCCACAG CCCCAAGTACATTGCAGTGTTCAACCTGGTCTTCGCGGACGTGTGTGGGAGCACTGCCATGGTCCCCAAGCTACTGGATACGTTCCTGTTCAGCAGACAGCTCATCTCCTACGACCATTGCCTCACTAGcctcttcttcatcttcctcttcctcaccatgCAGTCCTTCAACCTCACCATCCTCTCTTACGACAGACTGGTGGCCATCTGCTGCCCACTCAG GTACCATATGATAGTGACTCACAGGTCCATGTTCCAGCTGACGGGTGCTGCCTGGGCGTTTGCTGTGTTCATGGTGTTGCTGGCTGTGTGCCTCATCACCCGACTCTCCTTCTGCCG gtcTCTGGTGATCAACAGCTACTTCTGTGACCACGGTCCTCTGTTCCGTCTGGCGGCCCCCTGTTCTGATGTGGTCCCTAACATAGTAATATCTTATCTCAACCCCAGTTTAATGCTCTATTTCCCCATGGTCTTCATCATATCATCATACATCTGTATCACACACGCCCTGTTCACCATCACACTGCCCCAGGACAG agtCAGAGCCTTGAAGACGTGTACCTCACACCTGATACTCGTAGCCATATTCTACCTGCCTGTTAATTTTACATACTTCCTTCACTCAATCATACCAACCAACGCCCGGAtcatcaacctctccctgacctcgGTGCTCCCGCCCATGCTCAACCCCATCATATATGTTCTGAAGACAGAGGAGTTTAAGGAATCGGCCAAGAAGCTGCTTAGTAAAAGAAGAGCCCAGAGAGCTGTAGTGCCGATCCAATCAACATGA